The following proteins come from a genomic window of Peromyscus eremicus chromosome 23, PerEre_H2_v1, whole genome shotgun sequence:
- the Pgam5 gene encoding serine/threonine-protein phosphatase PGAM5, mitochondrial isoform X2: MAFRQALQLAACGLAGGSAAVLFSAVAVGKPRGGGDADARATEPPIWTGVSRPGPTVWDSNWDRREPLSLINLKKRNVESGEEELASRLDHYKAKATRHIFLIRHSQYNVDGSLEKDRTLTPLGREQAELTGLRLASLGLKFNKIVHSSMTRAVETTDIISKHLPGVSRVSTDLLREGAPIEPDPPVSHWKPEAVYYEDGARIEAAFRNYIHRADAKQEEDSYEIFICHANVIRYIVCRALQFPPEGWLRLSLNNGSITHLVIRPNGRVALRTLGDTGFMPPDKITRS, from the exons ATGGCTTTCCGGCAGGCACTTCAGCTGGCGGCCTGCGGTCTGGCGGGTGGCTCGGCCGCTGTTCTCTTCTCCGCGGTAGCAGTGGGCAAGCCGCGCGGCGGTGGGGATGCAGACGCGCGCGCGACCGAGCCGCCGATCTGGACAGGAGTCTCGCGTCCCGGGCCCACCGTCTGGGACTCCAACTGGGACAG GCGAGAGCCACTGTCTCTCATTAACCTGAAGAAGAGGAATGTGGAATCTGGAGAAGAAGAACTGGCATCCAGGCTGGATCACTATAAGGCAAAGGCTACAAGGCACATATTCCTCATCCGGCATTCCCAGTACAATGTGGATGGCTCCCTGGAAAAGGATCGCACTCTGACCCCATTAG GTCGGGAACAGGCTGAACTTACAGGGCTCCGACTCGCAAGCCTGGGATTAAAGTTCAATAAAATTGTCCATTCCTCCATGACCCGTGCTGTAGAGACCACAGACATCATCAGTAAACACCTGCCAG GTGTCTCCAGAGTCAGTACAGACCTGCTACGGGAAGGTGCCCCTATTGAACCAGATCCACCCGTCTCTCACtggaagccagaggctgtg TATTATGAAGATGGAGCCCGGATTGAGGCTGCCTTCAGGAACTACATTCACCGAGCTGATGCCAAGCAGGAAGAGGACAGCTATGAGATCTTCATATGCCATGCTAATGTCATCCGCTATATCGTCTGCAG AGCACTGCAGTTTCCCCCGGAAGGTTGGCTCCGCCTGTCCCTCAACAACGGCAGCATCACCCACCTGGTGATCCGACCCAACGGTCGTGTTGCGCTCAGGACCCTTGGGGACACGGGGTTCATGCCCCCAGACAAGATTACCCGGTCCTGA
- the Pgam5 gene encoding serine/threonine-protein phosphatase PGAM5, mitochondrial isoform X1, with the protein MAFRQALQLAACGLAGGSAAVLFSAVAVGKPRGGGDADARATEPPIWTGVSRPGPTVWDSNWDRREPLSLINLKKRNVESGEEELASRLDHYKAKATRHIFLIRHSQYNVDGSLEKDRTLTPLGREQAELTGLRLASLGLKFNKIVHSSMTRAVETTDIISKHLPGVSRVSTDLLREGAPIEPDPPVSHWKPEAVQYYEDGARIEAAFRNYIHRADAKQEEDSYEIFICHANVIRYIVCRALQFPPEGWLRLSLNNGSITHLVIRPNGRVALRTLGDTGFMPPDKITRS; encoded by the exons ATGGCTTTCCGGCAGGCACTTCAGCTGGCGGCCTGCGGTCTGGCGGGTGGCTCGGCCGCTGTTCTCTTCTCCGCGGTAGCAGTGGGCAAGCCGCGCGGCGGTGGGGATGCAGACGCGCGCGCGACCGAGCCGCCGATCTGGACAGGAGTCTCGCGTCCCGGGCCCACCGTCTGGGACTCCAACTGGGACAG GCGAGAGCCACTGTCTCTCATTAACCTGAAGAAGAGGAATGTGGAATCTGGAGAAGAAGAACTGGCATCCAGGCTGGATCACTATAAGGCAAAGGCTACAAGGCACATATTCCTCATCCGGCATTCCCAGTACAATGTGGATGGCTCCCTGGAAAAGGATCGCACTCTGACCCCATTAG GTCGGGAACAGGCTGAACTTACAGGGCTCCGACTCGCAAGCCTGGGATTAAAGTTCAATAAAATTGTCCATTCCTCCATGACCCGTGCTGTAGAGACCACAGACATCATCAGTAAACACCTGCCAG GTGTCTCCAGAGTCAGTACAGACCTGCTACGGGAAGGTGCCCCTATTGAACCAGATCCACCCGTCTCTCACtggaagccagaggctgtg CAGTATTATGAAGATGGAGCCCGGATTGAGGCTGCCTTCAGGAACTACATTCACCGAGCTGATGCCAAGCAGGAAGAGGACAGCTATGAGATCTTCATATGCCATGCTAATGTCATCCGCTATATCGTCTGCAG AGCACTGCAGTTTCCCCCGGAAGGTTGGCTCCGCCTGTCCCTCAACAACGGCAGCATCACCCACCTGGTGATCCGACCCAACGGTCGTGTTGCGCTCAGGACCCTTGGGGACACGGGGTTCATGCCCCCAGACAAGATTACCCGGTCCTGA
- the Pxmp2 gene encoding peroxisomal membrane protein 2: protein MAPALSRLRAESQLGSLPRRALAQYLLLLKLYPVFTKAVSSGILSAIGNLLAQMIEKKQKKDLQSLDVSGPLRYLVYGFFVTGPLSHYFYLFMEYWIPPEVPLAIVKRLLLDRLIFAPTFLLLFFLIMNLLEGKDVSAFAAKMRSGFWPALQMNWRMWTPLQFININYVPLQFRVLFANMAALFWYAYLASLGK from the exons ATGGCACCTGCCTTGTCAAGACTGCGGGCGGAATCCCAGCTCGGGTCGCTTCCGCGGCGAGCGCTCGCCCAATACTTGCTGCTCCTAAAGCTCTATCCCGTGTTCACCAAAGCAGTCAGCAG TGGCATTTTGTCAGCCATTGGGAACCTTCTGGCCCAGATgattgagaagaaacagaaaaaagaccTTCAAAGTCTAGATGTCAGTGGGCCTCTCCGATATTTAGTTTATGG GTTCTTTGTCACAGGTCCACTGAGTCACTATTTCTACCTCTTCATGGAGTACTGGATCCCTCCTGAGGTTCCTTTGGCCATTGTCAAGAGGCTCCTGCTGGATCGCCTGATCTTTGCACCAACCTTTCTGCTGCTGTTCTTCCTCATCATGAACTTGTTGGAG GGGAAGGATGTCAGTGCCTTTGCTGCCAAGATGAGGAGTGGCTTCTGGCCTGCACTGCAAATGAACTGGAGGATGTGGACGCCCTTGCAGTTCATTAACATCAACTACGTGCCCCTGCAG TTCCGGGTGCTCTTTGCCAACATGGCAGCTCTGTTCTGGTATGCCTACCTGGCCTCTCTGGGGAAGTGA